The following coding sequences are from one Rattus rattus isolate New Zealand chromosome 11, Rrattus_CSIRO_v1, whole genome shotgun sequence window:
- the Lcorl gene encoding ligand-dependent nuclear receptor corepressor-like protein isoform X1, whose protein sequence is MDKGRERMAAAAAAAAAAAAAQCRSPRCAAERRGFRRELDSWRHRLMHCVGFESILEGLYGPRLRRDLSLFEVLSFMAGNNYSVQITTFYCSSIIGHQDCEPEELTDWSMDEKCSFCNLQREAVSDCMPSLDSSQSTPTEELSSQGQSHTDKIECQAETYLNALFRKKDLPQNCDPNIPLVAQELMKKMIRQFAIEYISKSGKIQENRNGSVGASLVCKSIQMNQAENCLQDEQEGPLDLTVTRTQEQTAQQGDGVLDLSTKKTSIKSEESSICDPSSENAVAGSTVDAKSEEATKMEKGKSALSKVLESLCIHHHQQVLAMLKFLVQEQNAASLCCCNSSCAMSSESQKPLLEDGFHGLFCSCEYRLAERGCLHNERQSPGLVPLPVCIKELHCLSCQTVTVENIKTVMNRGVENSSHPHRCSCGQLAKIHSTKSTCHSPLLSGEICDLSATLQESCRSRSPSPPPLSPVETGGFEKWKDIVSELSALENNKLESSINQPPSLTPAEINIHKCGHDSKIHKTKKSSNSDSVLLGTSSSYTTNHEKGETAVIFQDLMDRINEKLKSIETTDISNLIKLSSTDCDSDNDFKLGDLITSLLHSATANDYSFMELLSQHDKKVENKIIQTRFRKRQQTLFAMHNSPDSPVIRRQSLQIKRELASFDENFLRKRYSERNSRKLSYNDKMLSVNKEFQPCQEPLKNSKSFQNENHAETLFTPSLQVPLGSLETNLAPNQFSENFKATSFEKMSQRKSQERSTAEKLTVQNNGENTKLESTPTLSRTDASLLSRTKRNIVPPGWYSIYVTNDSVSKKFLESKRVSDSAHRKDPVRDPTESFQTIDLNKIAMNSNLQVVVERLEDTINMAQRSWTSQDLSEGCKASKKLIETGDKDQNAGRDLTLSGMACKNQGLSKSALASSNKRSHGMSVMDLNKTFDNPKTSPILERGSSTTSVESLPTKCEGIENSVSNYSSPIKLMFLSEIKSSEGVKYTLTSVSTSQSNADFDSHKHKTHQMIGRKREVNEDIPNTSFEDYSSNHHATNLQSELNQFNCIPEATPSSAELTDSLNNDKPQEDPKGKSNGAVDLPCKRKPGRPKKIGPQVVKQIKRPIGRPPKPKAGQTDVNVCQTKSSSPRKENPQSLISEVKEDVCRKSIIVTVVYGRSRRTKRCVSEGSMKINNISLNSDGADFSVNSSLLRNTKAHEIGYGESLSAGSRLTTQSGVFDSDFEYVRPIKSKSMITQTCKNIIRPNQKPLSIVRKPGRPAKVKISGISVTVNRISPQEREVCVSSCLPPLDQEIVLEKTCLEEKPDQQCSNVDNIKHTNVDIVKNESNSTVTSIPLKHSIKARKPSLHFLHSFASSGSLTYKNTLRHKSCKLHLHKCKNPKKKYRQSSFRLASKGIPGSRCSKKAKKYLEDKKLMPVSDVSLDPVISSNPLLRWWATSASNDSLLEELNNRFEQITNAWVQVSRDEAQNFVHKTEYSKGDHFKAASPLETCLLELEVSPVKMLFQKKYNLNELCTWFMQTTETQSLSLVRKANARNPLEVISTKGIKLGVKCCGFNTSPFRKHFKKFAVSSPSKPAGKFHILHKMVGSPLLNVKSNLTLARLKRTEFKSLHCERWRREERPYSHRTVDWNSKRRNLRLFCQNQSWTNTEGQTNAETSLSEKSTVGNQWASSPEPRVTFAKKRVAVRDFRTHASLESKFKSEAKENGTGCGQVDAEKEQTLESVSSHNWRSKTLKDCRIFLRKINCLEHRNTFKLNTIIYSPESVDSGGNQAQPEESKRFSLRSHSARQSSLKKQNEERENPKANSPASGRLTDELNSSQLSKHVNFDKNSDNSEALSKLNKRKRPPWKTTEMSAKRHKRQSCNSGQMANYCTKSQVGKFFSP, encoded by the exons atcTTCCTCAGAACTGTGATCCTAACATTCCCTTAGTTGCTCAGGAATTAATGAAAAAGATGATACGTCAGTTTGCAATTGAGTACATCTCAAAAAGCggtaaaattcaagaaaatagaaatggttCAGTTGGAGCAAGTCTCGTTTGTAAAAGCATCCAAATGAACCAAGCAGAGAACTGCCTTCAGGATGAGCAAGAAGGCCCCTTAGACCTCACTGTGACTCGAACGCAAGAGCAAACTGCTCAGCAAG GGGATGGAGTGTTAGATCTCTCTACAAAGAAAACCAGCATAAAATCTGAAGAGTCATCCATATGTGATCCTTCTTCTGAAAATGCAGTGGCTGG ttcaacTGTTGATGCAAAATCAGAGGAAGCtactaaaatggaaaaaggaaaatcagCATTAAGCAAAGTTTTGGAATCTTTGTGCATACATCACCATCAACAAGTTTTGGCTATGTTGAAATTTCTAGTCCAAGAGCAGAATGCTGCTTCTCTTTGCTGTTGTAATTCATCATGTGCTATGTCTTCAGAATCTCAAAAGCCCCTATTGGAGGATGGTTTTCATGGTCTGTTCTGTAGCTGTGAATATAGACTGGCAGAAAGAGGGTGTTTACACAATGAGAGACAAAGCCCTGGTCTAGTGCCTCTGCCAGTCTGTATTAAAGAATTACATTGTTTGTCTTGTCAAACTGTAACTGTTGAAAATATTAAGACAGTAATGAACAGAGGAGTTGAAAACAGTTCTCATCCACACAGGTGCTCTTGTGGACAGTTAGCAAAGATTCACTCTACAAAATCAACCTGTCATAGTCCTCTTTTGTCAGGGGAAATTTGTGATCTTTCAGCTACTCTTCAAGAATCCTGTAGATCTCGAAGtccctcaccaccaccattatcacctgTGGAGACTGGAGGATTTGAAAAATGGAAAGACATCGTCTCAGAGCTTTCAGCCTTAGAAAATAACAAACTTGAGTCAAGCATTAACCAGCCTCCATCTCTTACACCAGCAGAGATAAACATTCATAAATGTGGCCACGACAGCAAAATACATAAAACTAAGAAGTCTAGTAACTCTGATTCTGTGCTCTTGGGTACCAGCAGTAGTTATACTACAAATCATGAAAAGGGTGAAACAGCTGTAATTTTTCAAGACTTAATGGACCgtattaatgaaaaattaaagtcaATAGAAACCACAGATATATCAAACCTCATAAAATTATCTAGTACTGATTGTGACTCAGACAATGATTTTAAATTGGGAGATTTAATAACATCTCTTTTGCACAGTGCAACAGCCAATGATTATAGTTTTATGGAATTGCTAAGTCAACATGATAAAAAGGTAGAAAATAAGATTATTCAGACAAGGTTTCGAAAACGTCAACAAACGTTATTTGCAATGCACAACTCTCCTGATTCACCTGTGATCAGAAGGCAATCTTTACAGATAAAAAGAGAACTTGCCAGTTTTGATGAAAACTTTCTGAGAAAAAGGTACagtgaaagaaattcaagaaaattaTCATACAATGATAAGATGCTTTCAGTGAACAAAGAATTCCAGCCTTGTCAGGAACCTTTAAAAAACTCTAAAAgctttcaaaatgaaaatcatGCCGAAACATTGTTTACACCATCACTTCAGGTACCTCTTGGGAGTTTAGAAACTAATTTGGCTCCTAATCAATTTTCAGAAAACTTTAAAGCAacttcatttgagaaaatgaGCCAAAGAAAATCACAGGAGAGGTCTACAGCTGAGAAACTTACTGTACAGAATAATGGGGAAAATACAAAATTAGAAAGTACTCCAACACTTTCGAGAACTGATGCTTCTCTATTGAGCAGAACTAAACGAAATATTGTGCCTCCAGGATGGTATTCTATATATGTAACAAACGATTCTGTTTCCAAAAAATTCCTCGAGAGCAAAAGAGTATCAGACTCTGCACACAGAAAAGATCCAGTCAGAGATCCAACTGAAAGTTTTCAAACTATAGACTTAAATAAAATTGCGATGAATTCTAATTTGCAAGTTGTTGTGGAGCGTTTAGAAGACACAATAAATATGGCTCAAAGGTCTTGGACTAGTCAAGACCTATCTGAAGGATGTAAAGCTTCCAAGAAATTGATTGAAACAGGTGATAAAGACCAAAATGCTGGGAGAGATTTGACTTTAAGTGGAATGGCTTGTAAAAATCAGGGTTTATCAAAATCTGCATTGGCATCTAGCAATAAAAGAAGTCATGGTATGTCTGTAATGGATTTGAACAAAACATTCGATAATCCGAAAACGTCACCCATTTTAGAGAGAGGTAGCTCGACAACCAGTGTTGAAAGTTTGCCAACAAAATGTGAAGGtattgaaaattctgtttctaaCTATTCTAGTCCTATCAAACTCATGTTTTTATCTGAGATTAAAAGCAGTGAAGGAGTCAAATACACTTTAACTTCAGTCAGCACATCACAGTCAAATGCTGATTTTGATTCTCACAAACATAAAACCCATCAGATGattggaagaaaaagagaagtaaatgAAGACATACCAAACACTAGCTTTGAAGATTATAGTTCTAATCATCATGCTACTAACCTTCAAAGTGAATTGAACCAATTTAACTGTATACCTGAGGCTACACCATCATCTGCAGAGTTGACTGATAGTTTAAACAATGATAAGCCACAAGAAGACCCTAAGGGAAAGTCAAATGGTGCTGTTGACTTACCATGTAAAAGAAAGCCAGGTAGACCTAAAAAAATTGGTCCACAAGTTGTGAAGCAGATTAAACGGCCAATTGGAAGACCACCAAAACCTAAAGCTGGTCAAACAGATGTCAATGTTTGCCAAACCAAGTCTTCTAGCCCTAGAAAGGAAAACCCACAATCTCTCATATCAGAAGTCAAAGAAGATGTTTGCAGAAAGAGTATTATTGTCACTGTTGTTTATGGAAGGTCAAGAAGAACCAAGAGATGTGTTTCTGAAGGAAGCATGAAAATCAACAACATCTCACTGAACAGTGATGGCGCTGACTTTTCAGTTAACTCTAGTCTTCTCAGAAATACTAAAGCTCATGAGATTGGCTATGGTGAAAGTCTGAGTGCTGGGTCAAGATTGACAACTCAAAGTGGGGTTTTTGATTCTGACTTTGAATATGTTAGACCAATCAAGAGCAAGTCTATGATAACTCAGACTTGCAAGAACATTATTCGACCAAATCAAAAGCCTTTGTCAATTGTTAGGAAGCCTGGTAGACCTGCaaaagtgaaaatttctggtATATCTGTGACTGTTAATAGGATTTCACCTCAGGAAAGAGAAGTATGTGTTAGCAGTTGCTTACCTCCATTAGATCAGGAGATAGTGTTAGAGAAAACTTGCCTAGAAGAAAAGCCTGACCAACAATGCAGTAATGTGGATAATATCAAGCACACCAATGTTGACATAGTTAAGAATGAATCAAATAGTACTGTTACTTCTATACCTCTGAAGCATTCAATTAAGGCTAGAAAACCTTCTTTGCATTTCTTACATTCATTTGCATCTTCTGGCTCACTTACTTACAAAAATACCCTTCGCCATAAATCATGTAAACTCCATTTGCATAAATgcaaaaatccaaagaaaaaatACAGGCAGTCAAGTTTTAGACTAGCTTCCAAAGGTATCCCAGGATCTAGAtgttcaaagaaagcaaaaaagtatTTGGAAGATAAAAAATTAATGCCTGTTTCTGATGTATCCTTGGACCCTGTGATTTCATCCAACCCTTTACTAAGGTGGTGGGCTACATCTGCTTCAAATGATTCCTTGTTAGAGGAATTAAACAATAGATTTGAACAAATAACAAATGCATGGGTACAGGTGAGTAGAGATGAAGCTCAAAATTTTGTTCATAAAACAGAATACTCTAAAGGTGATCATTTCAAAGCAGCAAGCCCCTTGGAAACTTGTCTTCTAGAACTTGAAGTTTCACCCGTAAAAATGCTTTTTCAGAAAAAGTATAATTTGAATGAACTTTGTACCTGGTTTAtgcaaacaacagaaacacagtCCCTTTCACTAGTTAGAAAAGCAAATGCTCGAAACCCTTTGGAAGTGATAAGCACCAAGGGCATTAAGTTAGGGGTGAAATGCTGTGGATTTAATACCAGCCCCTTCAGGAAGCACTTTAAAAAATTTGCAGTCTCTTCTCCTTCAAAACCAGCTGGGAAATTTCATATACTACATAAAATGGTTGGCTCACCACTCTTAAATGTGAAAAGTAATTTAACATTAGCGAGGTTGAAAAGGACAGAGTTTAAGAGTTTGCACTGTGAAAGGTGGAGACGAGAGGAAAGGCCGTATAGCCACAGAACAGTTGATTGGAACTCAAAAAGAAGGAACTTAAGATTGTTCTGCCAGAATCAATCTTGGACTAACACAGAGGGGCAGACAAATGCAGAGACATCACTCAGTGAGAAAAGCACAGTAGGTAACCAGTGGGCCTCGTCCCCGGAACCCAGAGTCACCTTTGCTAAAAAGAGGGTAGCAGTACGTGACTTCAGAACACATGCTAGTTTAGAGAGTAAATTTAAGTCAGAAGCAAAGGAGAATGGAACAGGGTGTGGACAGGTTGACGCTGAAAAGGAACAAACACTAGAAAGTGTATCTTCTCATAATTGGAGgtcaaaaactttaaaagactGTAGAATATTTTTGAGGAAAATCAACTGTCTTGAACACAGAAATACTTTTAAACTAAATACAATAATTTATTCTCCTGAATCTGTTGACAGTGGAGGTAATCAGGCACAACCAGAAGAATCAAAGCGTTTTAGTTTAAGATCCCATTCCGCAAGGCAAAGTTccttaaaaaagcaaaatgaagaaagagaaaatcccaAAGCAAATAGTCCTGCAAGTGGTAGGTTGACTGATGAACTCAACAGTAGTCAGTTAAGTAAGCATGTTAACTTTGACAAGAATTCTGATAATTCTGAGGCTCTTAgcaaattaaacaaaagaaaaagaccacCATGGAAGACCACAGAAATGTCAGCAAAAAGACATAAACGGCAGTCTTGCAACAGTGGACAAATGGCAAACTATTGTACAAAATCCCAAGTGGGTAAGTTTTTCTCCCcttaa
- the Lcorl gene encoding ligand-dependent nuclear receptor corepressor-like protein isoform X3, producing the protein MDKGRERMAAAAAAAAAAAAAQCRSPRCAAERRGFRRELDSWRHRLMHCVGFESILEGLYGPRLRRDLSLFEDCEPEELTDWSMDEKCSFCNLQREAVSDCMPSLDSSQSTPTEELSSQGQSHTDKIECQAETYLNALFRKKDLPQNCDPNIPLVAQELMKKMIRQFAIEYISKSGKIQENRNGSVGASLVCKSIQMNQAENCLQDEQEGPLDLTVTRTQEQTAQQGDGVLDLSTKKTSIKSEESSICDPSSENAVAGSTVDAKSEEATKMEKGKSALSKVLESLCIHHHQQVLAMLKFLVQEQNAASLCCCNSSCAMSSESQKPLLEDGFHGLFCSCEYRLAERGCLHNERQSPGLVPLPVCIKELHCLSCQTVTVENIKTVMNRGVENSSHPHRCSCGQLAKIHSTKSTCHSPLLSGEICDLSATLQESCRSRSPSPPPLSPVETGGFEKWKDIVSELSALENNKLESSINQPPSLTPAEINIHKCGHDSKIHKTKKSSNSDSVLLGTSSSYTTNHEKGETAVIFQDLMDRINEKLKSIETTDISNLIKLSSTDCDSDNDFKLGDLITSLLHSATANDYSFMELLSQHDKKVENKIIQTRFRKRQQTLFAMHNSPDSPVIRRQSLQIKRELASFDENFLRKRYSERNSRKLSYNDKMLSVNKEFQPCQEPLKNSKSFQNENHAETLFTPSLQVPLGSLETNLAPNQFSENFKATSFEKMSQRKSQERSTAEKLTVQNNGENTKLESTPTLSRTDASLLSRTKRNIVPPGWYSIYVTNDSVSKKFLESKRVSDSAHRKDPVRDPTESFQTIDLNKIAMNSNLQVVVERLEDTINMAQRSWTSQDLSEGCKASKKLIETGDKDQNAGRDLTLSGMACKNQGLSKSALASSNKRSHGMSVMDLNKTFDNPKTSPILERGSSTTSVESLPTKCEGIENSVSNYSSPIKLMFLSEIKSSEGVKYTLTSVSTSQSNADFDSHKHKTHQMIGRKREVNEDIPNTSFEDYSSNHHATNLQSELNQFNCIPEATPSSAELTDSLNNDKPQEDPKGKSNGAVDLPCKRKPGRPKKIGPQVVKQIKRPIGRPPKPKAGQTDVNVCQTKSSSPRKENPQSLISEVKEDVCRKSIIVTVVYGRSRRTKRCVSEGSMKINNISLNSDGADFSVNSSLLRNTKAHEIGYGESLSAGSRLTTQSGVFDSDFEYVRPIKSKSMITQTCKNIIRPNQKPLSIVRKPGRPAKVKISGISVTVNRISPQEREVCVSSCLPPLDQEIVLEKTCLEEKPDQQCSNVDNIKHTNVDIVKNESNSTVTSIPLKHSIKARKPSLHFLHSFASSGSLTYKNTLRHKSCKLHLHKCKNPKKKYRQSSFRLASKGIPGSRCSKKAKKYLEDKKLMPVSDVSLDPVISSNPLLRWWATSASNDSLLEELNNRFEQITNAWVQVSRDEAQNFVHKTEYSKGDHFKAASPLETCLLELEVSPVKMLFQKKYNLNELCTWFMQTTETQSLSLVRKANARNPLEVISTKGIKLGVKCCGFNTSPFRKHFKKFAVSSPSKPAGKFHILHKMVGSPLLNVKSNLTLARLKRTEFKSLHCERWRREERPYSHRTVDWNSKRRNLRLFCQNQSWTNTEGQTNAETSLSEKSTVGNQWASSPEPRVTFAKKRVAVRDFRTHASLESKFKSEAKENGTGCGQVDAEKEQTLESVSSHNWRSKTLKDCRIFLRKINCLEHRNTFKLNTIIYSPESVDSGGNQAQPEESKRFSLRSHSARQSSLKKQNEERENPKANSPASGRLTDELNSSQLSKHVNFDKNSDNSEALSKLNKRKRPPWKTTEMSAKRHKRQSCNSGQMANYCTKSQVGKFFSP; encoded by the exons atcTTCCTCAGAACTGTGATCCTAACATTCCCTTAGTTGCTCAGGAATTAATGAAAAAGATGATACGTCAGTTTGCAATTGAGTACATCTCAAAAAGCggtaaaattcaagaaaatagaaatggttCAGTTGGAGCAAGTCTCGTTTGTAAAAGCATCCAAATGAACCAAGCAGAGAACTGCCTTCAGGATGAGCAAGAAGGCCCCTTAGACCTCACTGTGACTCGAACGCAAGAGCAAACTGCTCAGCAAG GGGATGGAGTGTTAGATCTCTCTACAAAGAAAACCAGCATAAAATCTGAAGAGTCATCCATATGTGATCCTTCTTCTGAAAATGCAGTGGCTGG ttcaacTGTTGATGCAAAATCAGAGGAAGCtactaaaatggaaaaaggaaaatcagCATTAAGCAAAGTTTTGGAATCTTTGTGCATACATCACCATCAACAAGTTTTGGCTATGTTGAAATTTCTAGTCCAAGAGCAGAATGCTGCTTCTCTTTGCTGTTGTAATTCATCATGTGCTATGTCTTCAGAATCTCAAAAGCCCCTATTGGAGGATGGTTTTCATGGTCTGTTCTGTAGCTGTGAATATAGACTGGCAGAAAGAGGGTGTTTACACAATGAGAGACAAAGCCCTGGTCTAGTGCCTCTGCCAGTCTGTATTAAAGAATTACATTGTTTGTCTTGTCAAACTGTAACTGTTGAAAATATTAAGACAGTAATGAACAGAGGAGTTGAAAACAGTTCTCATCCACACAGGTGCTCTTGTGGACAGTTAGCAAAGATTCACTCTACAAAATCAACCTGTCATAGTCCTCTTTTGTCAGGGGAAATTTGTGATCTTTCAGCTACTCTTCAAGAATCCTGTAGATCTCGAAGtccctcaccaccaccattatcacctgTGGAGACTGGAGGATTTGAAAAATGGAAAGACATCGTCTCAGAGCTTTCAGCCTTAGAAAATAACAAACTTGAGTCAAGCATTAACCAGCCTCCATCTCTTACACCAGCAGAGATAAACATTCATAAATGTGGCCACGACAGCAAAATACATAAAACTAAGAAGTCTAGTAACTCTGATTCTGTGCTCTTGGGTACCAGCAGTAGTTATACTACAAATCATGAAAAGGGTGAAACAGCTGTAATTTTTCAAGACTTAATGGACCgtattaatgaaaaattaaagtcaATAGAAACCACAGATATATCAAACCTCATAAAATTATCTAGTACTGATTGTGACTCAGACAATGATTTTAAATTGGGAGATTTAATAACATCTCTTTTGCACAGTGCAACAGCCAATGATTATAGTTTTATGGAATTGCTAAGTCAACATGATAAAAAGGTAGAAAATAAGATTATTCAGACAAGGTTTCGAAAACGTCAACAAACGTTATTTGCAATGCACAACTCTCCTGATTCACCTGTGATCAGAAGGCAATCTTTACAGATAAAAAGAGAACTTGCCAGTTTTGATGAAAACTTTCTGAGAAAAAGGTACagtgaaagaaattcaagaaaattaTCATACAATGATAAGATGCTTTCAGTGAACAAAGAATTCCAGCCTTGTCAGGAACCTTTAAAAAACTCTAAAAgctttcaaaatgaaaatcatGCCGAAACATTGTTTACACCATCACTTCAGGTACCTCTTGGGAGTTTAGAAACTAATTTGGCTCCTAATCAATTTTCAGAAAACTTTAAAGCAacttcatttgagaaaatgaGCCAAAGAAAATCACAGGAGAGGTCTACAGCTGAGAAACTTACTGTACAGAATAATGGGGAAAATACAAAATTAGAAAGTACTCCAACACTTTCGAGAACTGATGCTTCTCTATTGAGCAGAACTAAACGAAATATTGTGCCTCCAGGATGGTATTCTATATATGTAACAAACGATTCTGTTTCCAAAAAATTCCTCGAGAGCAAAAGAGTATCAGACTCTGCACACAGAAAAGATCCAGTCAGAGATCCAACTGAAAGTTTTCAAACTATAGACTTAAATAAAATTGCGATGAATTCTAATTTGCAAGTTGTTGTGGAGCGTTTAGAAGACACAATAAATATGGCTCAAAGGTCTTGGACTAGTCAAGACCTATCTGAAGGATGTAAAGCTTCCAAGAAATTGATTGAAACAGGTGATAAAGACCAAAATGCTGGGAGAGATTTGACTTTAAGTGGAATGGCTTGTAAAAATCAGGGTTTATCAAAATCTGCATTGGCATCTAGCAATAAAAGAAGTCATGGTATGTCTGTAATGGATTTGAACAAAACATTCGATAATCCGAAAACGTCACCCATTTTAGAGAGAGGTAGCTCGACAACCAGTGTTGAAAGTTTGCCAACAAAATGTGAAGGtattgaaaattctgtttctaaCTATTCTAGTCCTATCAAACTCATGTTTTTATCTGAGATTAAAAGCAGTGAAGGAGTCAAATACACTTTAACTTCAGTCAGCACATCACAGTCAAATGCTGATTTTGATTCTCACAAACATAAAACCCATCAGATGattggaagaaaaagagaagtaaatgAAGACATACCAAACACTAGCTTTGAAGATTATAGTTCTAATCATCATGCTACTAACCTTCAAAGTGAATTGAACCAATTTAACTGTATACCTGAGGCTACACCATCATCTGCAGAGTTGACTGATAGTTTAAACAATGATAAGCCACAAGAAGACCCTAAGGGAAAGTCAAATGGTGCTGTTGACTTACCATGTAAAAGAAAGCCAGGTAGACCTAAAAAAATTGGTCCACAAGTTGTGAAGCAGATTAAACGGCCAATTGGAAGACCACCAAAACCTAAAGCTGGTCAAACAGATGTCAATGTTTGCCAAACCAAGTCTTCTAGCCCTAGAAAGGAAAACCCACAATCTCTCATATCAGAAGTCAAAGAAGATGTTTGCAGAAAGAGTATTATTGTCACTGTTGTTTATGGAAGGTCAAGAAGAACCAAGAGATGTGTTTCTGAAGGAAGCATGAAAATCAACAACATCTCACTGAACAGTGATGGCGCTGACTTTTCAGTTAACTCTAGTCTTCTCAGAAATACTAAAGCTCATGAGATTGGCTATGGTGAAAGTCTGAGTGCTGGGTCAAGATTGACAACTCAAAGTGGGGTTTTTGATTCTGACTTTGAATATGTTAGACCAATCAAGAGCAAGTCTATGATAACTCAGACTTGCAAGAACATTATTCGACCAAATCAAAAGCCTTTGTCAATTGTTAGGAAGCCTGGTAGACCTGCaaaagtgaaaatttctggtATATCTGTGACTGTTAATAGGATTTCACCTCAGGAAAGAGAAGTATGTGTTAGCAGTTGCTTACCTCCATTAGATCAGGAGATAGTGTTAGAGAAAACTTGCCTAGAAGAAAAGCCTGACCAACAATGCAGTAATGTGGATAATATCAAGCACACCAATGTTGACATAGTTAAGAATGAATCAAATAGTACTGTTACTTCTATACCTCTGAAGCATTCAATTAAGGCTAGAAAACCTTCTTTGCATTTCTTACATTCATTTGCATCTTCTGGCTCACTTACTTACAAAAATACCCTTCGCCATAAATCATGTAAACTCCATTTGCATAAATgcaaaaatccaaagaaaaaatACAGGCAGTCAAGTTTTAGACTAGCTTCCAAAGGTATCCCAGGATCTAGAtgttcaaagaaagcaaaaaagtatTTGGAAGATAAAAAATTAATGCCTGTTTCTGATGTATCCTTGGACCCTGTGATTTCATCCAACCCTTTACTAAGGTGGTGGGCTACATCTGCTTCAAATGATTCCTTGTTAGAGGAATTAAACAATAGATTTGAACAAATAACAAATGCATGGGTACAGGTGAGTAGAGATGAAGCTCAAAATTTTGTTCATAAAACAGAATACTCTAAAGGTGATCATTTCAAAGCAGCAAGCCCCTTGGAAACTTGTCTTCTAGAACTTGAAGTTTCACCCGTAAAAATGCTTTTTCAGAAAAAGTATAATTTGAATGAACTTTGTACCTGGTTTAtgcaaacaacagaaacacagtCCCTTTCACTAGTTAGAAAAGCAAATGCTCGAAACCCTTTGGAAGTGATAAGCACCAAGGGCATTAAGTTAGGGGTGAAATGCTGTGGATTTAATACCAGCCCCTTCAGGAAGCACTTTAAAAAATTTGCAGTCTCTTCTCCTTCAAAACCAGCTGGGAAATTTCATATACTACATAAAATGGTTGGCTCACCACTCTTAAATGTGAAAAGTAATTTAACATTAGCGAGGTTGAAAAGGACAGAGTTTAAGAGTTTGCACTGTGAAAGGTGGAGACGAGAGGAAAGGCCGTATAGCCACAGAACAGTTGATTGGAACTCAAAAAGAAGGAACTTAAGATTGTTCTGCCAGAATCAATCTTGGACTAACACAGAGGGGCAGACAAATGCAGAGACATCACTCAGTGAGAAAAGCACAGTAGGTAACCAGTGGGCCTCGTCCCCGGAACCCAGAGTCACCTTTGCTAAAAAGAGGGTAGCAGTACGTGACTTCAGAACACATGCTAGTTTAGAGAGTAAATTTAAGTCAGAAGCAAAGGAGAATGGAACAGGGTGTGGACAGGTTGACGCTGAAAAGGAACAAACACTAGAAAGTGTATCTTCTCATAATTGGAGgtcaaaaactttaaaagactGTAGAATATTTTTGAGGAAAATCAACTGTCTTGAACACAGAAATACTTTTAAACTAAATACAATAATTTATTCTCCTGAATCTGTTGACAGTGGAGGTAATCAGGCACAACCAGAAGAATCAAAGCGTTTTAGTTTAAGATCCCATTCCGCAAGGCAAAGTTccttaaaaaagcaaaatgaagaaagagaaaatcccaAAGCAAATAGTCCTGCAAGTGGTAGGTTGACTGATGAACTCAACAGTAGTCAGTTAAGTAAGCATGTTAACTTTGACAAGAATTCTGATAATTCTGAGGCTCTTAgcaaattaaacaaaagaaaaagaccacCATGGAAGACCACAGAAATGTCAGCAAAAAGACATAAACGGCAGTCTTGCAACAGTGGACAAATGGCAAACTATTGTACAAAATCCCAAGTGGGTAAGTTTTTCTCCCcttaa